A single genomic interval of Mycolicibacterium sp. MU0053 harbors:
- a CDS encoding esterase family protein, with amino-acid sequence MFTRFVLALAVALTAGFLTVATPPPAAADSVEMLEVPSAAMGRDIRVQFQGGGPHAVYLLDGLRAQDDRSGWDINTGAFSWFNGSGLSVVMPVGGMSSFYTDWYRPAVGNGTTQTYKWETFLTSELPAWLSANRGISPNGNAAVGLSMSGSAALILAAYHPGQFGYAASLSGFLNLSEGFWPILVSVAMADAGGFNALDMWGPYGGSAWQRNDPMLQIGRLVGNNTRIWVYCGNGNPSDLDAGLGNAQIPAQFLEGVTIRTNKNFASAYQSAGGSNGVFNFPANGTHSWGYWGGQLQAMLPDLQRVLGATPAA; translated from the coding sequence ATGTTCACAAGATTCGTCCTCGCCCTGGCGGTCGCCCTGACCGCCGGGTTTCTCACCGTGGCCACCCCGCCCCCGGCGGCCGCGGACAGCGTCGAGATGCTCGAGGTCCCCTCCGCGGCGATGGGCCGCGACATCCGCGTCCAGTTCCAGGGCGGCGGCCCGCACGCGGTCTACCTGCTCGACGGCCTGCGCGCGCAGGACGACCGCAGCGGATGGGACATCAACACCGGCGCGTTCTCCTGGTTCAACGGATCCGGTCTCTCGGTGGTGATGCCCGTCGGCGGCATGTCCAGCTTCTACACCGACTGGTACCGGCCCGCGGTCGGTAACGGCACCACCCAGACCTACAAATGGGAGACGTTCCTGACCTCCGAACTGCCCGCGTGGCTGTCGGCGAACCGTGGCATCAGCCCGAACGGCAATGCCGCCGTGGGGCTTTCGATGTCAGGCAGTGCGGCGTTGATCCTGGCCGCCTACCATCCGGGCCAATTCGGTTACGCCGCTTCGCTGTCCGGGTTCCTCAATCTTTCCGAAGGCTTCTGGCCGATCCTGGTGAGTGTGGCCATGGCCGATGCGGGCGGCTTCAACGCCCTGGACATGTGGGGGCCCTACGGTGGGTCGGCGTGGCAGCGCAACGACCCGATGCTGCAGATCGGACGCCTCGTCGGCAACAACACCCGCATCTGGGTGTACTGCGGCAACGGCAACCCCTCCGACCTGGACGCGGGGTTGGGCAATGCCCAGATCCCTGCCCAGTTCCTGGAGGGCGTCACGATCCGCACGAACAAGAACTTCGCCTCGGCCTACCAGTCCGCCGGCGGGTCCAACGGCGTGTTCAACTTCCCCGCCAACGGAACCCACAGCTGGGGATACTGGGGTGGACAACTTCAGGCGATGTTGCCCGACCTGCAACGCGTGTTGGGGGCGACGCCGGCGGCCTGA
- a CDS encoding dihydrodipicolinate reductase — MPANPIKVFQVATGNVGSEMIRRIQNRPELELIGVHCYSPEKVGKDIGELGGIDPVGVRATGTIEEILAAKPDVVTFHGVFPDEDLYVRVLEAGINIVTTADWITGWHRDTNHPHPSGKPVTELLAEACAKGGATFYGTGMNPGVNQILGVVCSADVADIENVTTIESVDVSCHHSKETWIEVGYGRPVDDPEIPEMLEKYTRVFADSVLMMADCFDLELDEVVFSAELGACTKDVDLGWYQLPKGSLGGNYIKYQGMVDGVPRVETHLEWQMTPFTDPSWDIKGCYITKIAGDPYVYNKHMIFPKPGVDLADPTAFASIGMTVTGLPALNAIPQVVAAPPGLLTSADLPLRGFAGRFRL, encoded by the coding sequence ATGCCCGCCAACCCGATCAAGGTATTCCAGGTCGCAACCGGCAATGTCGGCAGCGAGATGATCCGGCGCATTCAGAACCGGCCCGAACTCGAACTGATCGGCGTGCATTGCTATTCGCCGGAGAAGGTCGGCAAGGACATCGGGGAACTCGGCGGCATCGACCCCGTCGGTGTGCGCGCCACCGGCACCATCGAGGAGATCCTCGCCGCCAAGCCCGACGTAGTGACGTTCCACGGTGTGTTTCCCGACGAGGATCTGTATGTGCGGGTTCTCGAGGCCGGGATCAACATCGTCACCACTGCCGACTGGATCACCGGCTGGCACCGCGATACCAACCATCCGCACCCCTCCGGCAAGCCGGTCACCGAACTCCTGGCCGAAGCCTGCGCCAAGGGCGGCGCGACGTTCTACGGCACCGGCATGAACCCGGGGGTCAATCAGATTCTGGGCGTGGTGTGTTCGGCCGATGTCGCCGACATCGAGAACGTCACCACCATCGAATCCGTCGACGTGTCCTGCCATCACTCCAAGGAAACCTGGATCGAGGTCGGCTACGGTCGCCCGGTCGACGACCCGGAGATTCCGGAGATGTTGGAGAAGTACACCCGGGTCTTCGCCGACAGCGTGCTGATGATGGCCGATTGCTTCGACCTGGAACTCGACGAGGTGGTCTTCAGCGCCGAGCTGGGCGCCTGCACCAAGGACGTCGACCTGGGTTGGTACCAGCTGCCCAAGGGATCGCTCGGCGGCAACTACATCAAGTACCAGGGGATGGTGGACGGCGTGCCCCGCGTCGAGACGCATCTGGAATGGCAGATGACGCCGTTCACCGACCCCAGCTGGGACATCAAGGGCTGCTACATCACCAAGATCGCGGGGGACCCGTACGTGTACAACAAGCACATGATCTTCCCGAAACCCGGTGTGGACCTTGCCGATCCCACGGCCTTCGCCTCGATCGGCATGACCGTGACCGGTCTGCCGGCGCTCAACGCGATACCGCAGGTGGTGGCCGCACCCCCGGGACTGCTCACCAGCGCCGACCTGCCGCTGCGCGGGTTCGCCGGCCGATTCAGACTCTGA
- a CDS encoding Rieske 2Fe-2S domain-containing protein, with translation MAKPPLSMKPTGWFQVAWSDEVAVGAVHTMKYFDQEMIAWRAEGGQLTVMNAYCEHLGAHLGHGGTVVGEVLQCPFHGWQWNGEGRNVCIPYEDRPNRGRRIKTYPVVERNDSVYIWHDLQDREPYFEAPDVFADFADGSSAAGYYPQQRLFRQGLEMHPQYVLENGVDFAHFKYVHQTPIVPVFTRHDFDAPVSFVDFTITFEGDDAQSIEDINSGVEAINGGLGIAVTKSWGMIDNRTISAITPVDESTSDVRFMVYIGRPQGDSAARNPERAAAKAAEFGQEVIRQFSQDVHIWAHQRYSDPPALASSEHQGFTAIRNWAKQFYPDGRGGSAAELATHS, from the coding sequence ATGGCAAAGCCGCCATTGTCCATGAAACCCACAGGGTGGTTCCAGGTCGCCTGGTCGGACGAGGTCGCCGTCGGCGCGGTCCACACCATGAAGTACTTCGATCAGGAAATGATCGCCTGGCGCGCCGAGGGCGGACAGCTGACTGTCATGAACGCCTACTGCGAACATCTCGGCGCTCATCTCGGCCACGGCGGCACCGTGGTCGGCGAGGTGCTGCAGTGCCCGTTCCACGGCTGGCAGTGGAACGGCGAGGGCCGCAACGTGTGCATCCCGTATGAGGACCGGCCCAACCGGGGCCGGCGGATCAAGACCTACCCGGTGGTGGAGCGCAACGACTCGGTGTACATCTGGCACGACCTCCAAGACCGCGAGCCGTACTTCGAGGCCCCCGATGTCTTCGCTGACTTCGCCGACGGCAGCAGCGCCGCCGGCTACTACCCGCAGCAGCGGCTGTTTCGGCAGGGCTTGGAAATGCACCCGCAGTACGTGCTGGAAAACGGCGTGGACTTCGCGCACTTCAAGTATGTCCACCAGACGCCGATCGTTCCGGTGTTCACGCGGCACGACTTCGACGCGCCGGTGTCCTTCGTCGACTTCACCATCACCTTCGAAGGCGACGACGCCCAGTCGATCGAGGACATCAACAGCGGTGTCGAGGCCATCAACGGTGGCCTCGGTATAGCGGTGACCAAAAGCTGGGGGATGATCGACAACCGCACGATCTCGGCGATCACGCCGGTCGACGAGTCCACCTCCGACGTGCGTTTCATGGTGTACATCGGTCGCCCGCAAGGGGACTCGGCCGCCCGGAATCCGGAACGCGCCGCCGCGAAGGCCGCCGAGTTCGGCCAAGAGGTGATCCGCCAGTTCAGTCAGGACGTGCACATCTGGGCGCACCAGCGGTATTCCGACCCGCCCGCGCTGGCCAGTTCCGAACACCAGGGATTCACCGCAATCCGGAACTGGGCCAAGCAGTTCTATCCCGACGGCCGCGGTGGCAGCGCCGCCGAGCTGGCAACCCACTCCTAG
- a CDS encoding TetR/AcrR family transcriptional regulator: MTAAGTEGRRSNRRGAATRESMLEAAVRCLASGDPGAVSASRIAKEIGATWGTVKYQFGDVDGFWAAVLHHTAELRGEFPVQTDRDSSLRARVSTIIETLYAGLTSSHSRAIENLRAALPSDPAELQRLYPRTAAELSAWGDSWLRSCQRAFADLDVDAHRVREVAAFIPGAMRGIVSERQLGSFFDLDEARRGLTNAIVCYLEHSAQDSERSSAASESTR; encoded by the coding sequence ATGACCGCCGCAGGCACCGAGGGAAGGCGCAGCAATCGGCGCGGCGCGGCCACTCGGGAAAGCATGCTCGAGGCCGCGGTGCGCTGCCTGGCCTCCGGCGACCCGGGCGCGGTGTCGGCCAGTCGGATCGCCAAGGAGATCGGTGCCACCTGGGGCACCGTGAAGTATCAGTTCGGCGACGTCGACGGGTTCTGGGCCGCGGTGCTGCACCACACCGCCGAACTGCGCGGCGAATTCCCGGTGCAGACCGACCGTGACTCGTCGCTGCGCGCCCGCGTTTCCACCATCATCGAAACCCTTTACGCGGGACTGACATCCAGCCATTCCCGAGCCATCGAGAACCTGCGCGCGGCCCTCCCCAGCGACCCCGCCGAACTGCAACGCCTCTACCCACGCACCGCCGCGGAACTGTCGGCCTGGGGCGACAGCTGGCTGCGATCGTGTCAGCGGGCATTCGCCGACCTCGACGTCGACGCTCACCGGGTCCGCGAGGTGGCGGCGTTCATCCCCGGCGCGATGCGCGGCATCGTGTCCGAACGTCAGCTCGGCAGCTTCTTCGATCTCGACGAGGCTCGGCGCGGACTCACCAACGCCATCGTCTGCTATCTCGAGCACTCGGCTCAGGACAGCGAACGCTCCAGCGCGGCAAGCGAATCGACCAGGTAG
- a CDS encoding ATPase, with product MNEQRYVVTRTVAATPQQVFAVLADPARHQDVEPSDWVRDAVDPEQKITGGGEMFAVNMFLEFAGGHYVMHNLVDVFEADRAIGWLPGTLDDDGNHQPGGWSWRYDLKPNDAGTEVILTYDWTGTPQSFRDTVGGMPPFDQSYLVDSLAALERSLS from the coding sequence GTGAACGAGCAGCGGTATGTGGTCACCCGCACGGTCGCCGCCACGCCGCAGCAGGTGTTCGCGGTGCTGGCCGACCCGGCGCGGCACCAGGATGTCGAGCCCAGCGACTGGGTGCGCGACGCGGTGGATCCCGAGCAGAAGATCACCGGCGGCGGCGAAATGTTCGCGGTGAACATGTTTTTGGAGTTCGCGGGCGGGCATTACGTCATGCACAACCTGGTCGACGTGTTCGAGGCCGACCGCGCTATCGGCTGGCTGCCGGGCACCCTCGACGACGACGGCAACCACCAGCCCGGCGGTTGGAGTTGGCGGTACGACCTGAAGCCGAACGACGCCGGGACCGAGGTCATCTTGACCTACGACTGGACGGGCACGCCGCAGAGTTTCCGGGACACGGTGGGCGGCATGCCGCCGTTCGACCAGAGCTACCTGGTCGATTCGCTTGCCGCGCTGGAGCGTTCGCTGTCCTGA
- a CDS encoding DUF899 domain-containing protein — MNSEAKPPVVDQQTWAAALADLRRREKAATRELDAIAAQRRRLPVVELPEYTLIGAEGPLRLAEVFEGRSQLITYHHMWSDGAEWQCGGCTGLTSQYTRLDFLDAYDARFVIVTNGPIAEALAYRDKVGNKMAWYSSSESSFGADVDAAPNEGFAVNVFLRDGDTVYRTWHTNGRGTEQLSYTFALVDLLPWGRQEEWQDSPAGWPKSPTYAKWLDSPDVARLYGQGVSA; from the coding sequence ATGAACAGCGAAGCCAAACCGCCGGTGGTCGATCAACAGACGTGGGCCGCCGCACTCGCCGATTTGCGGCGACGGGAGAAAGCCGCGACCCGCGAACTCGACGCGATCGCTGCGCAGCGCCGTCGGTTGCCCGTGGTTGAACTGCCCGAATACACCCTCATCGGCGCGGAGGGCCCGCTCCGGCTGGCCGAGGTATTCGAGGGGCGGTCCCAGCTCATCACCTATCACCACATGTGGTCCGACGGCGCGGAATGGCAGTGCGGCGGGTGCACCGGGCTCACCTCGCAATACACCCGGTTGGACTTCCTGGACGCCTACGACGCCCGCTTCGTCATCGTCACCAACGGGCCCATCGCCGAGGCGCTGGCCTACCGCGACAAAGTCGGCAACAAGATGGCGTGGTATTCGTCGTCGGAAAGCTCTTTCGGTGCCGACGTCGACGCCGCGCCCAACGAGGGCTTCGCGGTCAACGTGTTCCTGCGCGACGGGGACACGGTGTACCGCACCTGGCACACCAACGGGCGCGGCACCGAACAACTCAGCTACACCTTCGCCCTGGTCGACCTCCTGCCGTGGGGCCGGCAAGAGGAATGGCAGGACTCGCCGGCGGGCTGGCCGAAGTCGCCGACCTACGCCAAGTGGTTGGACTCCCCGGACGTCGCCAGGCTGTACGGGCAGGGGGTCAGCGCGTGA